AATACCAGAAATACAATCAAAGACACCAAGAATGGTAACGATGACTTATCCGAGCGAGATTGTGGTTGAGTGAGATCAAGGTTGGAGATCTCAGATCTTGTGGAGATCTCGTTTAGACATTTTTGGGGAGATttcggcatctcggaaaaatctcggggagatctcgggcattgacttatgttgactttttagtttttataatataaatccatataaataattaaatatatgtacatttatttacatttttatgaGATTTTACAAGTAAATCGAAGAAATGTGCGAGAAAATCCGGAAAATTATGAGATTTTATtagaaaattcgagaaatgagcgagaaaattcgagaaatcgtggatttgattaagtttgaccccgttgacctaaaaaactcgggagatggacatctcgtctcggcggCCTTTCAAAAACAAGATCTCGAAAAGAAATAAAGTGAGTTATAAGAAGGATCCAAAAATGAGAATCAAGGATACACCATGATGATAAACTGTTCATGTAAAATTGAAAAAACTAGTCAATAGAAACACTCGAACCAGACTAAAAACTAATACAGAGTAAacgattatttatttaattttaataaattgATGATAGGAGTGCTCAAATAAACTCGAGAACTTGTTATAGAAGCTAAAGAGTAAAATCGTCGAACACAAATACCCCTATTTTTTTTTCTTGCAATCAAATCAAGTACAGTATTCAGTAAATCTTTGACCGGTAGAGTCGTAAAGTCGTGAAATAAAATACGCTCCGTATTCACTTAACGTACTACTTTTTCTGCCAACTGTCCCTCCCCTCTTTCCCCAATTCTTCACCAGTTTATTCCAGGGCTCAAATCCAGCAACTTCAAATAAAAAACCCCTCTTCCCACATTTTACCAAAAATACCCTAAATCCTGGCGATATAACACCCTAAATGAAACTAATCGAACATCTTTCTGCATCTATAAACTGATTCCGATGTCGAATTCTCGTGCCGGAGCGATACCTAAAGGTATTAGCCTCGCGAACACTGTTCATTCTGAAGTAGCACCGTGCTTGCCGTTGCCGTCGCTACCGGTTTTCTGCGGTGCACTTGATCACGAGTTGCGTTTGATTGACGAACCTACCGGTTCTGTTCGGCAGTTATCACGCGGTCATGTTGTCGATCAGGctagcaagatatctaaactgcttCAGGATACTGATGTCTCTTATTTGTGAGTTTCGTAACTATTTGAATTTTGCTTATTGATGTATCGAAATGTTGTTAGGGTTTACATTTTGTAGAATTGTGCTTGGTAACTCTACGCTAGTTAGAAGCTAAAATTAGCATCTCGTTAGGGATATGAATTTTCATTTTGATTAGAAGTAGTGCTGATCATTTctgaattaaaacttattattGTTGAGTTATATGAATTTTTGCGTGTGAGAAGGCTATAAAATTTTGAATTAGGAATTAGGTCTAGAGTAGCAAATAGCTAGTTTACCTTTGTAGGAACAGTTTCGGTACAGGTCAATTGTGCATTTGCGCTAGGATTAGAACATTAAGAGCATGTTCAAGGATGGTTGTAGGCCTTACAATAGGTTAAGGATTATACATGATGTAACTAATACATGAATAGATGAGATCAAATGGTATAGAAGTATAGAACTGTGAAGGATATTGATAATGTATCTGTTTACGTTTACTGAACGTTGTGGCTATTACAAAATGTGCATTATTGGGTAGTCACATGAATTGGATAGGTGATATTGGTTATTTAGATGAAAACTTGTAGGGGAGGTTATGAAAAGATTTTGGATATATAGCATTTTGATGCATGATAGTCAAGCAATCAACAGTTTCTAGCCGATCGAATAAAACCTACTGGACCTGCAACTTAAGAAGATAGATGTTTTTTAGTTTCACATTTGTGGAAATTTCATAGCTACTATATTAAAATAACGACGTTCTTTCTCTAACATTTGTTCATCATTTGTTGCGTCATTACTGCTGATATGAGCTCCAATGTCCTTTTGGTAATTTGTTTAAAGTTTTGccaaaaaaagaaaataataataataattaaggctCTATATTTCGATGTATCTTGACTTATTTTTCCTTCTTCCATGCACAAACCATTAATCACTTCAGCCACATTGTTTATGTATTATTAAATTCTACTTGCAGGAATCTTAGAAAGGAGGTGACACAATCACCTTACGGTCAGGAAGAACATCTAGATCTTTACAATGAGGTTCTTAGATACAATTCTGAAGCATTTGAGCACATTCCTCCAGGTAAACAAAGCCTGTTACACTTATCTGAAGTTCCTTTCTAGTATCCTTGTTTGCCCAATATGTTTATTGATCCAATTTTGAGGAAAACAAACCAACCAATTAGAAATATTATCATGATACATGGGGGTTCCTTCAACAGTATAAAGTTAGACTAAAGTTACATGAAATTACAACTTCTAAATGGCATCCTTACCATTGTTAGCTAATTGCTAACCATGAATTTTTAGTAGTTGGCATCTTATTTATGAGCTGATCTGGAGTAAGACAGTATAAAAGTTAGACTAAAGTTGCATTAAATTACAACTTCTAAATGGCACCCTTACCATTGTTAGCTAATTGCTAACTATGAATTTTTAGTAGTTGGCATCGTATTTATGAGCTGATCTGGAGTcagacagtaataataataatcttctaTTAAATTTTTAACCACTGTTTATGTTAAGTAATGATATCTAAGGTTGATGGCTTATTTGGTAGCCAAAATGAAGTGAATGGTAATTAAGGAGAATATTCACTTTCGGAACAGTTTATCTTGACAAGTAATGTACTTATAGTCACACTATAGATAATGGACTCAGTTCAGTAAATTTTACTTTATGAATCTTTTAGACGTGGTGATAATTTTTGAAATGATAGTGGCATTTATCTTACGAGTGTTTAGGGCATATATACTTTCATATCCTGAGTAAAGTAGGGTTGGAGATGATGAACTTAATTAAGAATGCTGAATTACGATTTCCTGAGCTGTGATGCGACATAAGTATATTTTGTTATAGAAACCCTAGATATCAATAGATTACACCTTTTACACTTAAAATAGAAATTGTAAAAGTCCTACTCTGTATGATTTAGAAGATAAAAAATAGAAACCAACAATTCTCTTTGCGTTATATCATTTAATTTGTTTTATGTTGTTTCTTAATCTGGTTCTACTTTTACGTTACTTTCCCATCTTATTTTGGTAAATTTTGTTGTTCATTGGAGAAACTTCAATTGTTCCACGCTTTTAGGTACATAATTTAAAAGACTGATAGTAAATAATTATTGCTATCTTTCACCGCAAGTCAAAACCAGCATGCAATTTCTCAAAAAattaacttgaaaatattatttaCTGCATTTGTCTTGCATTTCTCGCACTTGAGATTTTGTAGCGTTGGTTGTATATGTAAAATGTGTACCATTCCAAATTTGAAATTCAGATGAAATATAAGAAAGTTTGCTGAATAGTCCTAATGAACAAGATTATCTATCCGTAATTAATGGTATCATACTTTTTTATTGTAATATTTATCTTGAATCTTGATATCTTATTTACATACATCATATTATACTATCTAATGTAATACTTCGTATTACTTTATTCTATTTTTGTTAGGCTTTATTTCTTGTAGTATAGGATAATTTCTCTGTACTTAATGGTACATCTCTATTAAAATAAATCTTATCTTATATCATATCTTATACGACATTGTACTATATATGTTATATTACAATATGTATATTTTCATATTATATCGTGTTATATCATCCTAAATATTTGATATTTATAGTATGGTACATTTTATTATCCTATATATtataacaatataatatatattagtgtgCTGGAGTTATCTGATACTTTTTTGGGAGGAATACTTGAGTTTTAGAAATCTTATGGCTGTGTATGTTGGCTTGTTATGTTCATCAATAATGTTTCCAAGTGTTACGCTGAATGATGATTATTTGGTTTTACCCTTCTTATATATTTCAACCGTGTGCGGAGACGTTAATAATGCTTTCATTATAAGTTTCCCTTACTTTCATGTATTGAAAATTATAAGTTTCTCAGGTCCTGCCAGAGAGCAAATGTATAAGAGTGTAGTACCAAATGACAAGGCATCTGAAAGGAAGCTTTTCGTGCAAAATTTGTCCACCAAAAATGAAGTTCTTAAAGACGAAGGAGAAACTCAACGTCTACTTGACCATGTAGTTGGAACCTCACATTTGTTGATATGGTTATATTTCTGTTATGTGTTATGGTCCTAATTATTGAGATGAATTTGCAGGATATTGTTACCTCTGCATCTAGAAAACCAAAAGCAAAGAAGAAAGCGAGTGATGACACATTGTTATCTACCGAACAAGATGGCACGAAGCATCAAGGtctaacatatttttttttttttttttttttttcctaataTGTTAGTACGTTATAATTagatatttaatctaatatttatgCCTCAACTGTTCAGATGATGCTGTAGAAAAATTTAGTGAAGTTCTTGAGGATTTGTTTGGGAGAGCAGAAATTTCCGTGGATGATCGTGAAGAAGGTGAAACAGAATGGTTACTTTTGCCTATTAGCAGCATTAGAAATCTTGTGAAGGAAGTTATGTCAATCCGTGCAAACAAATTCCTTCCTTTAGTTCCTGTTGGTCTAATTGAGAGAACATTAAAAATCCTAGATCATCAAATTCATAGTGCAGAAGGTCTATCCATTATTCAATCTGAAAATGTAAGTTTGCGATCTTTGTATTTAAGTCTTGCTTAtatttatattggtgattctttaaTTGTTATTCGACAGTTAAACATATAATTCCTTGAGCCTCTACTGTTGACATGTTACACTTATAGAAAAGATGTCTTCTGTATTTGTGCATGTTATTTCTGTATAGGCTTTGTATACTAGTTACCATATAAGTCAATACTTTATCAAATGATTTAATAGGCTTTGTATCTTCATATAACCATAAAGGAGATCATCTGTTAAGCTCATTTTGAATTTCAATCTAGTGGTCGTTTGGCAGTGATACTCATATAGACTAGTACATGCATAATTGCATATTTGGATATTATTATTGTAATTCGATGCTTGAGTGCAGTCATGCATGTATCATGGTCATATGACCACTAGGATGATTGGATGAATTTAAAATGAGCTTAAAAAATATGGCTGGAAGATGGATTAACTTAAATCAATGTCAATATAGACTGTATGTAACAAAAGATACTTCATATGAAAATGTGAACCTATTGAATCATTTGACACATTCTAATCAATAGACCATGTTTATCTACGAAACAGACTTAAATGCGCTCCGATAGATAACTCAGCATTTAATCATTTATTATTGATGCTCTTCGTTAGAAAGTTGGAGTGCCTTCTTTTGTGTAGGGTAGTTTCCCCTCATATTTGCAGCATATAAAGTAGTCATTTCCTTTTTTTGACAGTGCATTAGTATTAGTATGGTTACCATGGTTGTGTTTTGTATGTCTGTAACTTAAATGTACGTGTGAATGCTAACGATATTTTGTGTTCCTTTGATACATGAAGTTATATCCTACTATGATGAATTTATCCGTGTGTAGTAATTATTTTGGTTTTCAACGACATCTAATTCAGTCCATTCTGGTAATTGTTTGGTCCAGTCTAATTCGGATGCAGTGTCTGCAATTGGGGTGGCACTTGAGTCGATCCATGCCGCTATTGGGTTTATGGCTTTTGATGGCATGCCAAAGCAAATTTACAAGGAAGAGGTATGTGCCCTGGCTCAAACCATACAAATTAATATTTTACTAATATTTTATTTAACAGCATTTTCCCCATGGGGGGTCATTATCTTTTTACCTTCTAATGGTGGTACATGCATATACAAGCTCAAATCGTGTTTctcatgattgttattgttatactaGATCATTGAAAGGATCGTGGAGTTCTCTAGGCGACAAATAGCTGATGTCATGGCAGCTTATGATCCATCTCATCGTTCGACCATCAAATCAACTGACAATGGCAGAGTGCAAGGTAGTCACTCTTTTCTGTAATAAAGACACAGTACTGGTCTGGTGGGGACTTAAAGATGTTTTTATTAAAATCCATGTTATAGCTTCTAGAAACTTATGTAGAAACTCATGTTATAGCTTCTCGAATAACTATTTAGAAATATGGCAGTTGATTTACCTCTGTCTCTAACATTTTCTATTATGTGGGTCCCGTGCTGTTCtgacagatgaagaagatgatgatgatgacgactaTGATGAGGAGTTTGGAAGTGCTAGCAAGAGAAGGCGTACTTCTAGGAGTGTAAAAGTGAAAAAATTTGGAGCAAACAAGTCCGTATAAATAAGCCATTATACccagtttattttatttatttatttatttttttttcaaagttgAAGTGAGCTTTATGCTGATAATTTAGGTTGTGTTTTGTCAGGGCATCTGCTGCAGCACACAACATACTTCAGAAACTGTGCACCATAATTGCTCTTCTGAAGTATTTGCTAATGATAGAGCGCCTTTCAGATAGTTGCATTTTGCAGCTAGTGAAAACATGTTTTTCAACTTTTTTGGCGGATAACATTCAACTTTTACAAATAAAGGCAATCAGTTTATTAGGCGGGGTATGAAACCTTTTATTTTGTTGTCTTATTATACATTATTGGTTGTTCTTGATTCTAGTTTTGTTATCATTGGCAGATATTTTATTCGTATCCTCATCATCGGGTTTACATGATGGATGAATTAGTTCATCTACTTATGAAATTACCATTTTCAAAGCGAATTCCTAGAACTTATCACCTTGCCGATGAAGAACATAGGCAGATTCAAATGATAACTGCTTTGTTGATTCAGCTGATTCATTGTAGTGGGAACCTTCCTGCCTCTTTAAGGGAAGCATCTGACAGCAACCCATTGTTCAATATCGGAATTGATTCTAGCTATCCTCATAAATCCCAAGAGGCGGTAACCGAGGCATGTTGTCTTTTTTGGAGCCGAGTGCTACAACGATTTGCAAACACAAAGACTCAAAATCAAGATGCAtctgaattcaaaattatgttggAAAATCTTGTTATGGATTTACTTGCAACATTAAATTTGCCTGAATATCCTGCTTCAGCTAACATTCTGGAGGTATTAACTATTAATTATACGAATTGCAGCCTTTTAGGTGTGTATAGTTTTCTTTTTTCTTCTTTTGATGTAGAGAAAACCGCTCGTTCGCAGGTTCTTTGTGTCTTACTTTTGCAAAATGCTGGGCTAAAATCAAAAGATGTTGCTGCTCGGTCTGTTGCCATTGATATTCTTGGTACTGTTGCTGCTAGGTTAAAACGTGAAGCTGTTCTCTGTAAAAAGGAAAAGTTTTGGATCGTGCAGGAGTTACTAGTTGGGGATGAAAATGATAACGACTATCCAACTGATACATGTTCTGTTTGTTTAGACTCAAAGATAGAAAAGCCATTGGTCTTGTGTGATGGTTGTCAGAGATCGTTTCATATAGACTGCTTGGGAATAAGAGAAAATGATGTTTCTGGTAGCAACTGGTTGTGTCAGCTTTGTCTCTGTAAAAAACAACTTCTGTTTATACAATCTTATTGCAAGGCCCAAGGTACTGTTGAAGGTGATCACACTCGTAAAAAGTCCAAGTCTTCTGAGGCTGCTGATATATCAAAATTGGAGATGGTTCAGCAGATGCTATTTAATTACCTCCAGGATTCTGGGTCTGCTGAGGATGTGCATATATTCACAAGATGGTTTGTAACCCGTACACTAACATTTAATCATTTATTGATCACCTTATGAATCTTTGGTCTCATAAGGGAACATAATTTTTATTAATCTTGTGAATTTGATGTTTGCAGGTTCTATATGTGTTTGTGGTACAAAGATGATCCCTGTAGTCAAGAGAAGTTTCTCTACTACCTTGCTAGGATGAACTCGAAAGCAATTGTGCGTGGTTCTGGGATGGGTTCATCGTTATTGACAAGGAGTTCTGTCAAGAAGATAACATTGGCACTGGGACAGAAGTGCTCGTTTACAAGAGGATTTGACAAAATTCTTGTCTTGCTTCTGGTCTGCTAGCTATCTTTTGTTTACTTATATTATGTATGATTATACTATGGTTAATTTGTTGATATCTTTATTTAAATTCCTTTACCCATTGCAGGCAAGTTTAAGGGAGGGTTCTCCAGTTATTCGTGCTAAAGCATTGCGTGCAGTAAGTGAAAGTTTATATTCCAGGGCTCATATTTGATGGAAGAAAGTTTCTCACCCTTTTTTGTTTGTCCAATGTTATGCTGAGAGCAGGTTAGTATTATCGTAGAGGCTGATCCAGAGGTTTTGGGTGATAAACATGTCCAGACAGCTGTTGAAGGAAGATTTTGCGATTCTGCTATATCTGTACGAGAAGCAGCACTGGAACTTGTTGGCCGATACATCGCTTCACATCCTAATGTTGCTTTAAGGGTATTGTCTATTTACCTTGCACATAGTTACCGACTTACCGACTTTTTTCTATTCAATATACTAACTTCCGTTTACTTGTTTTCTTATCAGTACTATGGGAAGGTAGCTGAAAGAGTGAAAGACACTGGAGTGAGTGTCCGGAAACGAGCCATCAAGATCATAAAGGATATGTGTTCTTCTAATGTCAATTTCCCAGAGTTCAACAGTGCTTGCATCGAAATTCTTTCCCGTATTAGTGATGAAGAATCTGGTATTCAGGTACAATACATATGATTTTCTATGCAGTGGTTAAATAAGATTGTTGATCCCCATATAACTTTTGTTGGCGGTTGATTAAGATGCATTACAGATTCAGCCATAGATCTTTTTTATAATTACTTTTTTGATGGGGATATTTATTGTATCATGCATACAGGATCTTGTGTGCAAGACATTCTACGAGTTCTGGTTTGAAGAATCTTCGAGTCCACAACAGATTTTTGAAGAAGGTAGTTCTGTAACACTGGAAATAGCAAAGAAGACTGAGCAAATGGTTGAAATGCTAAGAAACATGCATAGCAATCAATCTCTTGTGATTGTTATCAAGCGAAATATAGCCCTTGATTTTTTGCCACAAGCAGCTAAGGCTGCTGGAATCAGTCCTGTGATGCTTGCTTCAGTACGCAAGCGATGTGAGCTTATGTGCAAGTGCCTGTTGGAGAAGATATTACGGGTATGCTTTTCTGAGAAGTTGACCAACATGTCTCACACTGTCCATTCAAAATTGACTTTCTTATATATAATAACAGGTAGAGGAAAATGTTAATGAAAAGGATGTTGGTGCACTGCATTATATAATGCTCTTGCATGCTTTTTGTCTAGTGGATCCTTCACTTTGTGCACCATCCTCCAATCCTTCTCAATTTATCGTCACTCTGCAGCCCTATTTAAAGAAACAGGTACACAGTTGTTGCTTTTGGTATTTACTATTTAGAGAACTATACAGAATAATTGTACTGTTCGCACTAGTTTTCTGTGACTTGTGACATCTCCTGGTGGCCTGGTGTAATATGGATAAACTTTAGTTATCTAACACAATTAAGTGAATTTATTGTTTAGTAGGCGAATTTCAGATATCCTCGTTAACATAAACTTtagtttttttaaacaaataagtgAATTTACTGTTAGTTGGTGAACTTCAGATATCCTCATTATCTCATATTTACCCAACTAAACTTGACAATATCAGATCTGACTCAAAGTTTTATCTGATATCATGTTTTTGACCTTCATACCTTCCTTTCTCCTTCTCCCCCAGTTGACAAACAAATTCTGCCATTCTATATCCTGGACAAAAATTGCAAAAAAAGTATGTTGAACAACAGAAACTtgatcaaaaacaaaccaatgccaGATATATGAGCGGGAGATGGGTCGTTTACTATCAACAGTTTTGGTATTTCTCTAAATATTTGTAGTAAGATTCTTATATGTTCTAAAAGGAAGGAGCAATATTTTATGCGGATAACAATTAAATAACCTGAAAGTCGTCTTTGAGTAGGCATCAGTAAGTTTAATGTAACTTTATTTTTATGTAGGAGAATTTCATATTTTGGGGGTTTTGAGTGTTTTGGACCAAAGTATATTGAGATGTGAGACATATGGGCGGAGATTTCTTTGTTCAACTTAATGCGATGTCTGTTCGTTTACGTTAAGCATTATACCATATATGACACGGAAATATTTGAGAAAGCATCATTCATGCACATAATTGTCATCTCTTTTATATGTACTTATGTTTGTATCAGGCTGATAATCGAGCAGCTGCCCAGCTAGTGGAAAGTATTGTATTTGTGATCGACTCAGTTCTGCCCTTTGTACGAAAACTTCCTCAAAGTGTAGTTGAAGATCTTGAACAAGACTTGAAGCAGATGATTGTCCGACATTCATTTTTGACTGTCGTACATGCTTCTATCAAGTACAGTACAATCTGCACTCTTTTATgctttaaattatttgttatagatGATAGATGATGACAATATATAATGAAATTACCTTGTCCTGAAGCAGTTGAGTA
This window of the Rutidosis leptorrhynchoides isolate AG116_Rl617_1_P2 chromosome 7, CSIRO_AGI_Rlap_v1, whole genome shotgun sequence genome carries:
- the LOC139858729 gene encoding sister chromatid cohesion protein SCC2, which produces MSNSRAGAIPKGISLANTVHSEVAPCLPLPSLPVFCGALDHELRLIDEPTGSVRQLSRGHVVDQASKISKLLQDTDVSYLNLRKEVTQSPYGQEEHLDLYNEVLRYNSEAFEHIPPGPAREQMYKSVVPNDKASERKLFVQNLSTKNEVLKDEGETQRLLDHDIVTSASRKPKAKKKASDDTLLSTEQDGTKHQDDAVEKFSEVLEDLFGRAEISVDDREEGETEWLLLPISSIRNLVKEVMSIRANKFLPLVPVGLIERTLKILDHQIHSAEGLSIIQSENSNSDAVSAIGVALESIHAAIGFMAFDGMPKQIYKEEIIERIVEFSRRQIADVMAAYDPSHRSTIKSTDNGRVQDEEDDDDDDYDEEFGSASKRRRTSRSVKVKKFGANKASAAAHNILQKLCTIIALLKYLLMIERLSDSCILQLVKTCFSTFLADNIQLLQIKAISLLGGIFYSYPHHRVYMMDELVHLLMKLPFSKRIPRTYHLADEEHRQIQMITALLIQLIHCSGNLPASLREASDSNPLFNIGIDSSYPHKSQEAVTEACCLFWSRVLQRFANTKTQNQDASEFKIMLENLVMDLLATLNLPEYPASANILEVLCVLLLQNAGLKSKDVAARSVAIDILGTVAARLKREAVLCKKEKFWIVQELLVGDENDNDYPTDTCSVCLDSKIEKPLVLCDGCQRSFHIDCLGIRENDVSGSNWLCQLCLCKKQLLFIQSYCKAQGTVEGDHTRKKSKSSEAADISKLEMVQQMLFNYLQDSGSAEDVHIFTRWFYMCLWYKDDPCSQEKFLYYLARMNSKAIVRGSGMGSSLLTRSSVKKITLALGQKCSFTRGFDKILVLLLASLREGSPVIRAKALRAVSIIVEADPEVLGDKHVQTAVEGRFCDSAISVREAALELVGRYIASHPNVALRYYGKVAERVKDTGVSVRKRAIKIIKDMCSSNVNFPEFNSACIEILSRISDEESGIQDLVCKTFYEFWFEESSSPQQIFEEGSSVTLEIAKKTEQMVEMLRNMHSNQSLVIVIKRNIALDFLPQAAKAAGISPVMLASVRKRCELMCKCLLEKILRVEENVNEKDVGALHYIMLLHAFCLVDPSLCAPSSNPSQFIVTLQPYLKKQADNRAAAQLVESIVFVIDSVLPFVRKLPQSVVEDLEQDLKQMIVRHSFLTVVHASIKCLCSMSKVAGHSTSVVEYLIQVFSKRLDSLGFNSTQQVCRSLFCLGLLIRYGNPTLDMSLSSKYNLVVSDILSVFKKYFHAEDFALKIRSLQALGYFLITRPQYMLEKDIGQILEGTLSSSTDARLKMQSLQNLYEYLLDSERQLEDDKPEIDPIINNNTDARSVPVAAGAGDTNICGGIIQLYWNSILGRCLDADEDVRQSALKIVEIVLRQGLVHPITCVPYLIALETDPQEANSKLAHHLLMNMNEKYPAFFESRLGDGLQMSFIFMQSMSESFSENPNPKVQPKTPNAKGKSDGSSFSYARLGVSRIYKVIRGNRVSRNKFMTSIVRKFDTPGWHNSVVSFLIYCAEILSLLPFALPEEPLYLIYAINRVIQVRSGGIESNMKTFLHKLQDTSRNEPANGIVCQPLAQPIPSESAFANNDVPQQEYPTEISVTQAEPVESDQRSVNPDNPIIISPDDLPKIQADCLAACALQLLLKLKRHLKIVYGLDDARCQAFSPTEPPKPGEFLSRQNIPFNVGEMDITRPTTYEEILKRYQDFKNSLKEDTVDYSVYTSNIKRKRPPGRRSITKAVPVRMNGGNNGDDTDDDDDENWGSGTRVASGIRRGSISTRSRQRL